From the genome of Argentina anserina chromosome 4, drPotAnse1.1, whole genome shotgun sequence, one region includes:
- the LOC126790068 gene encoding UDP-glycosyltransferase 89A2 has product MSTSGDQTPRHPHILVYPYPAQGHMLSLIELTNQLALRSLTITIIITPKNLPILAPLLSTHPSIETLVLPFPSHPRIPPGVENVKDIGNHGNLAVINALAGLYDPIMQWFKSHPNPPVALISDFFLGYTLKLADQLKIPRIAFFSVRACSALILEYCWRNLDLVQSSSAVIDFPDVPRSPSLKKEHVPSIVLAHRGADPESELLRVSMLANTDSWGCIFNSFQDLDGEYLDHLKRRMGHNRVYSVGPLSLIDAGDGGLDWGNLNTGSGGDVMAWLDGCPDGSVLYVCFGSQKLLNSKQMEALARGLELSGKRFVWAVKTGSAQEVKDGYGVVPNGFEERVAGRGWLVKGWAPQKLILGHPAVGGFLSHCGWNSVLEAIASGVFILGWPMEADQYVTAKLLVEDMSVAIQVCEGAFGVPDPAQLGKVVAASLSDDVAIKVRAKELGEKAFAAVSDGGSSLKNLEEFVKELSQI; this is encoded by the coding sequence ATGTCAACCTCCGGCGACCAAACCCCCCGCCACCCTCACATCCTAGTCTACCCGTACCCTGCACAAGGCCACATGCTATCACTCATCGAACTAACTAACCAACTAGCCCTCCGCTCCCTCACCATTACAATCATCATCACCCCCAAAAACCTCCCAATTCTCGCACCACTCCTCTCAACTCATCCCTCAATCGAAACCCTAGTCCTCCCATTTCCTTCACACCCCAGAATACCCCCTGGCGTCGAAAACGTCAAGGATATCGGCAACCACGGCAACCTCGCCGTCATCAACGCCCTTGCCGGACTCTACGACCCCATCATGCAGTGGTTCAAGTCCCACCCTAACCCCCCTGTGGCTCTCATCTCCGACTTCTTTCTCGGCTACACTCTCAAACTCGCCGACCAACTCAAAATCCCGAGAATAGCCTTCTTCTCGGTCAGAGCCTGCTCGGCCTTGATTCTCGAGTACTGTTGGCGAAACCTAGATCTGGTCCAGTCCTCGTCGGCCGTTATTGACTTTCCCGACGTTCCTCGATCGCCTTCGTTGAAGAAGGAGCACGTGCCGTCCATTGTGTTAGCTCACAGAGGAGCGGATCCCGAGTCTGAGCTCTTGAGAGTTTCCATGCTTGCCAATACCGACAGCTGGGGCTGTATTTTCAATAGTTTTCAAGACTTGGATGGTGAGTATTTGGACCACTTGAAGAGAAGAATGGGCCACAATCGGGTTTACAGTGTCGGTCCGTTGAGTCTGATTGATGCCGGAGATGGTGGGTTGGACTGGGGCAACCTGAACACGGGTTCCGGTGGCGACGTAATGGCGTGGCTTGACGGGTGTCCTGATGGATCTGTCCTTTATGTTTGTTTTGGGAGTCAAAAGTTGTTGAATAGTAAACAAATGGAGGCGTTGGCTAGGGGGCTCGAACTTAGCGGGAAGAGATTTGTGTGGGCTGTGAAAACGGGCTCGGCCCAGGAGGTGAAAGACGGGTACGGTGTAGTGCCCAACGGATTTGAGGAGCGGGTTGCGGGGCGGGGCTGGCTGGTGAAAGGTTGGGCACCTCAAAAGTTGATTTTGGGTCACCCGGCCGTGGGCGGATTCTTGAGCCATTGCGGCTGGAACTCGGTGCTTGAAGCGATAGCGAGCGGGGTTTTCATACTGGGCTGGCCCATGGAGGCGGACCAGTATGTGACTGCCAAGCTGTTGGTGGAGGACATGAGTGTGGCCATACAAGTGTGCGAGGGTGCGTTTGGTGTACCTGACCCGGCCCAATTAGGAAAGGTGGTTGCTGCGTCACTAAGCGACGACGTGGCCATAAAAGTGAGAGCAAAGGAGCTTGGGGAAAAGGCATTTGCGGCCGTGAGCGATGGTGGGAGCTCTTTAAAAAATTTGGAAGAGTTTGTGAAAGAGTTGAGCCAAATTTGA